From Zingiber officinale cultivar Zhangliang chromosome 5B, Zo_v1.1, whole genome shotgun sequence, the proteins below share one genomic window:
- the LOC121984201 gene encoding dynamin-like protein ARC5, which produces MKKAAAVAEWCHAGGRELAPEAVGKEEEGSEEEEVSSSASHGKLYEAYNELHGLAQELETPFDAPAVLVVGHQTDGKSALVEALMGFQFNHVGGGTKTRRPITLHMKYNPSCVVPVCRLVFNADPSVSGRMSLPEIQAFIEAENMRLESDPCQFSEKEIIIRVEYKNCPNLTIIDTPGLIIPAPGRRNRILQGQARAVESLVRAKMQHEEFIILCLEDCSDWSNATTCRIVMQVDPELSRTVIVSTKLDTKIPQFARASDVEVFLRPPACTLDGFLLGGSPFFTSVPSGRVGSQNDAVYRSNEEFRKAICLREIGDISSLEEKLGRSLSKEERSRIGVSSLRSFLEELLQKRYVDSVPLIIPLLEKELRSTTRKLRDINQELSNLDETKLKEKGRAFHDSFLTKLSLLLKGTVVAPPDKFGETLLDERTLGGTFTGTDGIQLPHKMMPNAGMRLYGGAQYHRAMAEFRLIVGAVKCPPITREEIVNACGVEDIHDGTNYSRTACVIAVAKARDTFEPFLHQLGFRLLYILKRLLPIAMYLLQKDGEYLSGHEVFLRRVETAFNNFAESTERSCRDKCMEDLVSTTRYVTWSLHNKNRAGLRHFLDSFAGSEQLNTSSTTSGVQQEPHMGLNDSKIDRLKTDPNPNNLTAETRLADLLDSTLWNRRLAPSSERIVYALVYQIFHGIKEHFLVSTELKFNCFFLMPVVDKLPALLREDLESAFGDDLDHIFDITQLRHALGQRRCESEIELKRLQRLKGKFREVNEHLSSSICI; this is translated from the exons ATGAAGAAGGCCGCCGCAGTCGCCGAGTGGTGCCATGCTGGAGGACGCGAACTGGCGCCAGAGGCGGTTGGGAAGGAGGAAGAGGGcagcgaggaggaggaggtatCCTCGTCGGCGTCGCATGGAAAGCTCTACGAGGCGTATAACGAGCTGCACGGGCTGGCTCAGGAGCTCGAGACGCCCTTCGATGCTCCGGCGGTGCTGGTGGTGGGGCATCAGACGGATGGAAAGAGCGCCCTCGTGGAGGCCCTCATGGGTTTCCAGTTCAACCACGTTGGCGGCGGCACCAAAACCCGCCGCCCTATCACGCTCCATATGAAGTACAACCCTTCTTGCGTTGTTCCCGTGTGCCGCCTCGTCTTCAATGCTGACCCCTCCGTCAGTGGTCGCATGTCTCTCCCGGAGATCCAG GCCTTCATTGAAGCAGAAAACATGAGGCTGGAGAGTGATCCTTGTCAGTTCTCAGAGAAAGAAATCATTATAAGGGTCGAGTACAAGAACTGCCCAAATCTTACTATTATTGATACGCCAGGTCTAATAATTCCTGCTCCAGGTCGAAGAAACCGAATCTTGCAG GGACAAGCTCGTGCAGTAGAATCACTTGTGCGAGCTAAAATGCAGCATGAAGAGTTCATCATCTTATGCCTTGAAGATTGTAGTGATTGGAGTAATGCCACAACATGTAGAATAGTGATGCAA GTTGATCCTGAGCTTTCAAGGACAGTAATAGTTTCCACCAAGCTGGACACTAAAATTCCACAGTTTGCACGGGCCTCAGATGTTGAAGTTTTTCTTAGACCACCCGCTTGTACATTGGATGGTTTTTTGTTGGGTGGTTCACCCTTCTTCACTTCTGTGCCCTCCGGGAGAGTTGGCTCTCAGAATGATGCTGTTTATCGTTCCAATGAGGAGTTCAGAAAA GCCATCTGTTTGAGAGAAATAGGAGACATTTCTTCTTTAGAAGAAAAGCTTGGCAGATCATTGTCCAAAGAGGAAAGAAGTAGAATAGGTGTGAGTAGCCTTAGGTCATTTTTGGAAGAGCTATTGCAGAAAAG GTACGTAGATAGTGTTCCTCTGATTATCCCACTTTTGGAGAAGGAACTTCGTAGTACTACAAGGAAGTTACGAGACATCAACCAAGAACTCAG TAATTTGGATGAAACGAAATTGAAGGAGAAGGGACGTGCATTCCATGATTCTTTTTTGACAAAG TTATCTTTGCTATTGAAAGGCACAGTTGTTGCTCCTCCTGATAAATTTG GAGAAACTTTGCTGGATGAAAGGACCCTTGGTGGAACATTCACAGGAACTGATGGTATTCAGCTTCCACACAAGATGATGCCT AATGCTGGGATGCGTCTTTACGGGGGTGCACAATATCATCGAGCCATGGCAGAATTCCGTCTCATTGTTGGAGCTGTCAAGTGTCCTCCTATCACCAGGGAGGAGATTGTAAATGCTTGTGGCGTTGAAGATATTCACGATGGAACAAACTACTCTag GACGGCCTGTGTCATTGCTGTTGCCAAAGCTCGTGATACCTTTGAGCCATTCCTTCATCAG TTGGGCTTCAGACTTTTATATATACTGAAGAGACTGCTACCGATCGCAATGTATTTGCTTCAG AAAGACGGAGAATATCTAAGTGGCCATGAAGTTTTTCTGAGACGTGTTGAGACAGCCTTTAACAACTTTGCTGAGTCAACTGAACGATCATGCCGTGATAA ATGTATGGAAGACTTGGTAAGCACCACGCGTTATGTCACCTGGTCTCTTCATAACAAG AATCGTGCTGGATTACGCCATTTCTTGGATTCATTTGCTGGCTCCGAGCAGTTAAATACTAGCTCTACTACATCAGGTGTTCAGCAGGAACCACATATGGGGTTGAATGACAGTAAAATTGATAGATTGAAAACAGATCCAAATCCTAACAATTTGACAGCAGAGACAAGGCTTGCTGATCTTTTAGATAGCACATTGTGGAACCGAAGACTGGCTCCTTCATCTGAAAGAATTGTTTATGCCTTGGTATACCAAATTTTCCATGGGATCAAAGAGCACTTCCTTGTATCCACAGAATTAAAG TTCAATTGTTTTTTCCTCATGCCGGTGGTCGACAAGTTGCCAGCCCTTCTGCGTGAAGACCTGGAATCTGCCTTTGGTGATGACTTGGACCATATTTTCGACATTACTCAGCTACGCCACGCGCTTGGGCAACGTAGATGTGAATCCGAGATTGAGCTAAAACGG TTGCAGAGGCTGAAGGGAAAGTTCAGAGAAGTGAATGAGCATTTGAGCTCCTCCATCTGCATCTGA